A window of the Lactuca sativa cultivar Salinas chromosome 5, Lsat_Salinas_v11, whole genome shotgun sequence genome harbors these coding sequences:
- the LOC111878786 gene encoding uncharacterized protein LOC111878786, translated as MAATANPAVSKNGSTRNANGVATTNGGRAAVRENSAVFSSERGLLHNVVISTDWTRKEQSLLEELLVKYASDRRELRYGKISKELHDKTFRDVAYRCQWMTKKEIGKRRKAESLSRKRNTKREKFTEQQVKPSSHAANHANGLPSSSSSINNDDGINYNVIGGEIGRLLEQNDKALDQISANLSALKLHENINLLCQTRNNLDKLLTELKYMPEVMNQMPPLNVKLNEELANSILCGCNHEFFDPRRFL; from the exons ATGGCGGCGACTGCAAACCCTGCTGTAAGTAAGAACGGTTCAACAAGAAACGCAAATGGCGTTGCCACCACCAACGGTGGCCGTGCAGCCGTGCGGGAGAATTCCGCGGTGTTTTCTTCTGAGCGTGGGTTGCTGCACAACGTTGTAATCTCAACGGACTGGACTCGTAAGGAACAGTCCTTGTTGGAAGAACTGCTCGTCAA ATATGCATCAGATCGTAGAGAATTGCGTTATGGAAAAATTTCAAAGGAATTGCACGACAAAACATTCCGGGATGTGGCCTATCGTTGTCAATGGATGACT AAAAAGGAAATTGGCAAGAGAAGGAAAGCTGAGAGTTTATCAAGGAAGCGGAATACTAAAAGG GAAAAATTTACAGAACAACAAGTGAAGCCATCTTCTCATGCTGCAAACCATGCCAATGGTCttccatcatcatcatcctccATAAACAATGATGATGGCATCAATTACAATG TTATTGGTGGTGAGATAGGGAGGCTTCTTGAACAAAATGACAAGGCTTTGGATCAAATTTCTGCAAATTTATCTGCTTTGAAG TTACATGAGAACATCAATCTTCTTTGCCAAACAAGAAACAACCTCGACAAACTGTTGACTGA GTTAAAGTACATGCCAGAGGTAATGAATCAGATGCCACCACTAAATGTGAAGCTTAACGAGGAACTTGCCAACTCTATACTTTGCGGATGCAATCATGAATTTTTTG ACCCGCGTAGGTTCTTGTGA
- the LOC111878753 gene encoding peroxisomal membrane protein 13 has translation MANNNLQHSGSIPPPKPWEGVGSSSGPAPFKPSYPGSTSDVVEASGTAKPGEIVPTKDASTTNPNAFGRPWMHQNTYGGAGYGLYGNNAYGGSYGSYGGIGSYNTGLYGGGYGGIYGGGGGMYGGGGMYNTSFGGPVGGGYGMGMGGPYGGGQDPNNPFGAPSSPPGFWISLMRVMHGVVTFFGRIAMLIDQNTQAFHMFMSALLQLFDRSGLLYGELARFVFRLLGVKTKPNKIQPTGPSGPHGPQNYIDAPKGAPVAAWDGLWGNNAHN, from the exons ATGGCGAATAACAATTTGCAACACTCAG GTAGTATTCCACCTCCAAAGCCATGGGAAGGAGTCGGATCATCATCTGGACCTGCTCCTTTTAAACCCTCATATCCTGGTAGCACAAGCGATGTAGTCGAAGCTTCTGGAACAGCAAAGCCAGGGGAAATTGTCCCCACAAAAGATGCGTCCACAACTAACCCAAATGCATTTGGAAGACCATGGATGCATCAAAATACATATGGAG GTGCGGGTTATGGTTTATATGGAAACAACGCATATGGAGGAAGTTATGGTTCTTATGGTGGAATCGGATCCTATAACACTGGTTTATATGGAGGAGGGTATGGTGGTATTTACGGTGGTGGTGGCGGCATGTATGGTGGTGGAGGAATGTACAACACTAGTTTTGGAGGTCCAGTGGGTGGCGGTTATGGTATGGGAATGGGTGGTCCGTATGGTGGTGGTCAGGATCCAAATAATCCATTTGGTGCTCCTTCATCTCCTCCTGGATTTTGGATTTCTTTGATGCGTGTG ATGCATGGAGTTGTTACTTTTTTTGGCCGGATAGCAATGCTGATTGACCAAAACACTCAGGCGTTTCACATGTTCATGTCGGCTCTTCTTCAG TTGTTTGATAGATCAGGATTGTTATATGGGGAGTTGGCAAGATTTGTGTTTAGACTATTGGGTGTTAAAACAAAGCCTAACAAGATCCAACCCACTGGACCCAGTGGACCCCATGGGCCACAAAATTACATTGACGCACCAAAGGGTGCACCTGTTGCTGCATGGGATGGCCTGTGGGGAAACAATGCACATAATTGA